One genomic region from Bufo bufo chromosome 3, aBufBuf1.1, whole genome shotgun sequence encodes:
- the LOC120993831 gene encoding speedy protein 1-A-like, which translates to MKKRKMDDYILHPEERAAFFTLFEDENIQLFLISDSCLKISDKYLLAMVLTYFRRAGLPTEEYRKYFFPSLFLANQFEEDEPFREEIYPWAFGWTWTIQREQLHQLRNLLFIRMGFRAWVDRATCDLIMAQDPGLWAWKRERKVHHSWAIREFRRKDTEFSIKGPWISPEPCSLCNRIAH; encoded by the exons ATGAAGAAGAGGAAGATGGATGATTACATCCTTCATCCAGAAGAGCGGGCCGCGTTCTTCACACTCTTTG aagACGAGAACATCCAGTTATTTCTTATCAGCGACagctgcttgaagatctcggacaAG TATCTCCTGGCCATGGTCCTCACCTACTTCAGAAGAGCAGGACTGCCTACTGAAGAATATAGAAAATATTTCTTTCCATCTCT GTTTTTAGCCAACCAATTTGAAGAGGACGAGCCATTTCGAGAGGAGATCTACCCCTGGGCCTTCGGATGGACGTGGACCATACAGCGGGAGCAGCTTCACCAACTGCGTAACCTATTGTTCATCCGGATGGGATTCAGAGCTTGGGTGGACCgggccacctgtgatctg ATCATGGCACAAGACCCTGGACTTTGGGCATGGAAGCGAGAGAGGAAAGTCCATCACAGCTGGGCCATACGCGAATTCAGGAGGAAAGATACAGAATTCTCCATCAAAGGCCCATGGATCAGCCCTGAACCCTGCTCTCTTTGTAACCGCATTGCCCATTGA